The Arachis hypogaea cultivar Tifrunner chromosome 14, arahy.Tifrunner.gnm2.J5K5, whole genome shotgun sequence genome has a segment encoding these proteins:
- the LOC112798131 gene encoding uncharacterized protein has protein sequence MGDSSSSSSASYIHMVQHLIEKCLIFHMTKEECMEALSKHANIKPVITSTVWNELEKENKEFFEAYSESKSKNDRMSEEETNQMIQKMISDSSSSSKGSTNN, from the exons ATGggagattcttcttcttcttcttctgcatcaTACATTCATATG GTGCAGCACTTGATTGAGAAGTGTTTGATCTTTCACATGACAAAGGAGGAATGCATGGAAGCTCTCTCTAAGCATGCAAACATTAAGCCTGTCATAACTTCCACAG TATGGAATGAGTTGGAGAAAGAGAACAAGGAATTTTTTGAGGCATATAGTGAGTCTAAGAGCAAAAACGACCGAATGTCTGAGGAAGAGACAAACCAAATGATACAGAAGATGATCTCcgattcctcttcttcttctaaagGTTCTACCAAcaactaa
- the LOC112798133 gene encoding wound-induced basic protein yields the protein MIYDVNSPLFRSFLSQKGGSSDKRKTEEQKPKEQRPKASENKPVMTE from the exons ATGATTTACGACGTTAACTCTCCTCTCTTCCGTTCCTTCCTTAGCCAGAAGGGAGGCTCCTCCGATAAGAG GAAAACAGAGGAGCAGAAGCCAAAAGAGCAAAGACCGAAAGCCAGTGAGAACAAACCTGTTATGACAGAGTGA
- the LOC112798132 gene encoding probable sulfate transporter 4.2 isoform X1 → MEITYASPSFADLSSASMTSPATNTTSAAAGTATSRPVRIIPLQHPNITRTSSSSSSSSPSPFPFSRWAMKLRRMTWIEWIEFFLPCMRWIRTYKWREYFQTDLMAGITVGVMLVPQSMSYAKLAGLQPIYGLYSGFVPLLVYGLFGSSRQLAVGPVALVSLLCSNVLSSIADPSSELYTELAILLALMVGIMECIMGILRLGWLIRFISHSVISGFTTSSAIIIGLSQAKYFLGYDVVNSSKIIPLVESIIAGAHKFKWQPFVMGSIMLAILLTMKHLGKSRKQLRFLRAAGPLTAVVLGTIFAKIFHPSSISLVGDIPQGLPTFSVPKAFGYAESLIPTAALITGVAILESVGIAKALAAKNGYELDSNQELVGLGVSNVLGSFFSAYPTTGSFSRSAVNNESGAKSGVSGIVSGIIVTCALLFFTPLFEYIPQCGLAAIVVSAVIGLVDYDEAIFLWRVDKKDFLLWTITSITTLFFGIEVGVLVGVGVSLAFVIHESANPHIAVLGRLPGTTVYRNVKQYPEAYTYNGIVIVRIDAPIYFANTSYIKDRLREYEIDFVNSTSRCPEVERIYFVILEMAPVTYIDSSAVQALKDLYQEYKLRGIQIAISNPSPEVLLTLSRSGVVDLIGKEWYFVRVHDAVQVCLQRVQNLKGVSNGSSRAPTFSEDKPSLFERLLKQRGENLSITDLESGNGRPPPSNNDKASHLEPLLPKQQ, encoded by the exons ATGGAGATAACCTACGCATCCCCCAGCTTCGCCGACCTCTCTTCCGCCTCCATGACGTCGCCGGCGACCAACACTACCTCCGCCGCCGCCGGAACAGCCACATCCCGTCCGGTCAGGATCATCCCCCTTCAGCACCCGAACATTACGAGGacgtcttcttcttcgtcttcctcGTCGCCGTCGCCGTTTCCGTTCTCTCGGTGGGCGATGAAGCTCCGGCGAATGACGTGGATCGAGTGGATCGAGTTCTTCCTACCTTGCATGCGATGGATTCGCACTTACAAATGGCGCGAGTACTTCCAGACCGATCTCATGGCCGGCATCACCGTCGGCGTCATGCTCGTTCCTCAG TCGATGTCTTATGCAAAATTAGCAGGACTGCAACCGATATATGGACTTT ACTCTGGATTTGTTCCCCTATTAGTGTATGGGCTATTTGGTTCTTCTCGCCAGCTTGCAGTTGGTCCAGTCGCATTGGTTTCTCTCTTATGCTCCAATGTGCTAAGTAGCATAGCTGACCCATCCAGTGAATTATACACAGAACTGGCAATACTATTGGCTCTTATGGTTGGGATAATGGAGTGCATAATGGGAATCTTGAG GCTGGGGTGGTTGATTCGTTTCATTAGCCATTCAGTGATATCTGGGTTTACAACTTCTTCAGCTATCATCATTGGTTTATCTCAAGCAAAATACTTCTTGGGATACGATGTAGTCAATAGTAGCAAAATCATACCACTGGTTGAGAGTATAATAGCTGGAGCACATAAG TTTAAATGGCAGCCTTTTGTGATGGGGTCAATTATGCTTGCAATACTACTTACCATGAAACACCTG GGAAAATCAAGGAAGCAGCTAAGATTTTTAAGAGCCGCAGGTCCCCTCACTGCAGTAGTTCTGGGAACTATCTTCGCGAAAATATTTCATCCATCATCAATTTCTCTG GTGGGAGATATACCTCAGGGCCTTCCGACATTTTCTGTTCCTAAAGCTTTCGGGTATGCAGAATCTTTAATTCCAACTGCTGCTCTTATAACTGGTGTGGCGATATTG GAATCTGTGGGTATTGCCAAGGCATTAGCAGCTAAAAATGGGTACGAGTTGGACTCAAATCAAGAG TTGGTTGGGCTTGGTGTTTCGAATGTTCTTGGCTCATTCTTTTCAGCATACCCTACTACAG GTTCATTTTCAAGGTCAGCTGTTAACAATGAAAGCGGTGCCAAATCTGGAGTATCTGGGATTGTTTCTGGAATTATAGTGACCTGTGCACTTTTGTTCTTTACTCCATTGTTTGAGTACATACCTCAG TGTGGTCTTGCTGCTATTGTTGTCTCTGCTGTGATAGGTCTG GTAGATTATGATGAGGCCATCTTTTTATGGCGTGTAGATAAAAAGGATTTTCTTCTTTGGACCATTACTAGCATTACAACGTTGTTCTTTGGTATTGAAGTTGGTGTACTTGTTGGG GTTGGTGTCTCACTTGCCTTTGTCATTCATGAGTCAGCAAATCCACATATTG CTGTTTTGGGTCGTTTGCCAGGGACAACTGTTTATAGAAATGTTAAACAGTATCCTGAAGCATATACATACAACGGAATTGTAATAGTTCGTATTGATGCTCCTATTTATTTTGCAAACACAAGTTATATAAAGGACAG GTTGCGGGAATATGAAATCGATTTTGTTAATTCTACAAGCCGCTGCCCCGAGGTTGAAAGAATTTACTTTGTGATTCTAGAGATGGCAC CTGTGACCTATATAGACTCTAGTGCTGTTCAGGCTCTGAAAGACTTGTATCAGGAATACAAATTACGGGGCATCCAG ATTGCAATATCAAATCCAAGCCCAGAGGTTCTTCTTACCTTGTCTAGGTCTGGGGTGGTGGATCTGATCGGCAAAGAGTGGTACTTTGTGAGGGTACATGATGCTGTTCAAGTTTGCTTGCAGCGTGTTCAAAACCTTAAAGGAGTATCCAACGGTTCATCAAGAGCACCCACTTTTTCAGAAGACAAACCAAGCTTGTTTGAGCGATTACTAAAACAGAGAGGAGAAAACTTGTCAATTACCGACTTGGAGTCTGGTAATGGCAGACCTCCACCCTCCAATAATGACAAAGCTTCCCATCTGGAACCGTTGTTACCAAAACAACAGTGA
- the LOC112798132 gene encoding probable sulfate transporter 4.2 isoform X2, with translation MDFEDSGFVPLLVYGLFGSSRQLAVGPVALVSLLCSNVLSSIADPSSELYTELAILLALMVGIMECIMGILRLGWLIRFISHSVISGFTTSSAIIIGLSQAKYFLGYDVVNSSKIIPLVESIIAGAHKFKWQPFVMGSIMLAILLTMKHLGKSRKQLRFLRAAGPLTAVVLGTIFAKIFHPSSISLVGDIPQGLPTFSVPKAFGYAESLIPTAALITGVAILESVGIAKALAAKNGYELDSNQELVGLGVSNVLGSFFSAYPTTGSFSRSAVNNESGAKSGVSGIVSGIIVTCALLFFTPLFEYIPQCGLAAIVVSAVIGLVDYDEAIFLWRVDKKDFLLWTITSITTLFFGIEVGVLVGVGVSLAFVIHESANPHIAVLGRLPGTTVYRNVKQYPEAYTYNGIVIVRIDAPIYFANTSYIKDRLREYEIDFVNSTSRCPEVERIYFVILEMAPVTYIDSSAVQALKDLYQEYKLRGIQIAISNPSPEVLLTLSRSGVVDLIGKEWYFVRVHDAVQVCLQRVQNLKGVSNGSSRAPTFSEDKPSLFERLLKQRGENLSITDLESGNGRPPPSNNDKASHLEPLLPKQQ, from the exons ATGGACTTT GAAGACTCTGGATTTGTTCCCCTATTAGTGTATGGGCTATTTGGTTCTTCTCGCCAGCTTGCAGTTGGTCCAGTCGCATTGGTTTCTCTCTTATGCTCCAATGTGCTAAGTAGCATAGCTGACCCATCCAGTGAATTATACACAGAACTGGCAATACTATTGGCTCTTATGGTTGGGATAATGGAGTGCATAATGGGAATCTTGAG GCTGGGGTGGTTGATTCGTTTCATTAGCCATTCAGTGATATCTGGGTTTACAACTTCTTCAGCTATCATCATTGGTTTATCTCAAGCAAAATACTTCTTGGGATACGATGTAGTCAATAGTAGCAAAATCATACCACTGGTTGAGAGTATAATAGCTGGAGCACATAAG TTTAAATGGCAGCCTTTTGTGATGGGGTCAATTATGCTTGCAATACTACTTACCATGAAACACCTG GGAAAATCAAGGAAGCAGCTAAGATTTTTAAGAGCCGCAGGTCCCCTCACTGCAGTAGTTCTGGGAACTATCTTCGCGAAAATATTTCATCCATCATCAATTTCTCTG GTGGGAGATATACCTCAGGGCCTTCCGACATTTTCTGTTCCTAAAGCTTTCGGGTATGCAGAATCTTTAATTCCAACTGCTGCTCTTATAACTGGTGTGGCGATATTG GAATCTGTGGGTATTGCCAAGGCATTAGCAGCTAAAAATGGGTACGAGTTGGACTCAAATCAAGAG TTGGTTGGGCTTGGTGTTTCGAATGTTCTTGGCTCATTCTTTTCAGCATACCCTACTACAG GTTCATTTTCAAGGTCAGCTGTTAACAATGAAAGCGGTGCCAAATCTGGAGTATCTGGGATTGTTTCTGGAATTATAGTGACCTGTGCACTTTTGTTCTTTACTCCATTGTTTGAGTACATACCTCAG TGTGGTCTTGCTGCTATTGTTGTCTCTGCTGTGATAGGTCTG GTAGATTATGATGAGGCCATCTTTTTATGGCGTGTAGATAAAAAGGATTTTCTTCTTTGGACCATTACTAGCATTACAACGTTGTTCTTTGGTATTGAAGTTGGTGTACTTGTTGGG GTTGGTGTCTCACTTGCCTTTGTCATTCATGAGTCAGCAAATCCACATATTG CTGTTTTGGGTCGTTTGCCAGGGACAACTGTTTATAGAAATGTTAAACAGTATCCTGAAGCATATACATACAACGGAATTGTAATAGTTCGTATTGATGCTCCTATTTATTTTGCAAACACAAGTTATATAAAGGACAG GTTGCGGGAATATGAAATCGATTTTGTTAATTCTACAAGCCGCTGCCCCGAGGTTGAAAGAATTTACTTTGTGATTCTAGAGATGGCAC CTGTGACCTATATAGACTCTAGTGCTGTTCAGGCTCTGAAAGACTTGTATCAGGAATACAAATTACGGGGCATCCAG ATTGCAATATCAAATCCAAGCCCAGAGGTTCTTCTTACCTTGTCTAGGTCTGGGGTGGTGGATCTGATCGGCAAAGAGTGGTACTTTGTGAGGGTACATGATGCTGTTCAAGTTTGCTTGCAGCGTGTTCAAAACCTTAAAGGAGTATCCAACGGTTCATCAAGAGCACCCACTTTTTCAGAAGACAAACCAAGCTTGTTTGAGCGATTACTAAAACAGAGAGGAGAAAACTTGTCAATTACCGACTTGGAGTCTGGTAATGGCAGACCTCCACCCTCCAATAATGACAAAGCTTCCCATCTGGAACCGTTGTTACCAAAACAACAGTGA